The Acidobacteriota bacterium genomic interval CTTCGCGGTGGGATGCAGGTAGTCGTACATCACGTCCTGCGAGATGGAGCCATCGGCGTCGAGGAAGCGCGCGCCGATGTCGAGGAAGGTGATGCCGTTGCGGCCATCGAGTTGCGCGAGACGCTCGTTGACGGCGGCGACCTTCGCGCGCGTGGCGTCGGGCTTCACGCCGCGCGGGAAGATGCCGAGCAGCAGGATCCTGGTTGAAGCAGATCGCCGATGAAGTTCGGCGCAGATGGCCTCGACGCCCTGGGCGATCTCGTCGACGGTATTGATCCCCATGTTGTTGGTGCCGATCATCACCACGACAACCTTCGGCGCGACGCCGTCGAACTCGCCATGCGTGAGTCGCCAGAGCACGTTCTCGGTGCGATCCCACCCGTACCCGAGATTGACCACCCGCCTGCCGGCGAAGACGCGGTCCCACACCTCCACGCCCGTGCGCCTGCCGCTGGCGGGATCGCCGCCCCAGAAGTGCGTGATCGAATCGCCGAGCATGACGATCTCCGGCTGTCGCTCCCGCATCAGATCCACGATCGCCGCGTGGCGCGCGGACCAGTCGTAGCTGCGCCAGTCGCGATTCTGCGTGAGCGGGACCAGCGTTGATGGCTTGCGCGTGCCGGTTGGCGGAGTCCAGGCCACGGTCCAGCCGACGCCAGTGCCGTCCGGCGTGAACAGTCGCGCCCTGGCCGTGTATCCGGCCGGCACATCGA includes:
- a CDS encoding chitobiase/beta-hexosaminidase C-terminal domain-containing protein, which encodes MMLRRLALTGALMCVPLAAWAQVATPVHAEAPAISLRADGILTAAAPPAGMVIRYTLDGSEPGRDAGEWLEPIDVPAGYTARARLFTPDGTGVGWTVAWTPPTGTRKPSTLVPLTQNRDWRSYDWSARHAAIVDLMRERQPEIVMLGDSITHFWGGDPASGRRTGVEVWDRVFAGRRVVNLGYGWDRTENVLWRLTHGEFDGVAPKVVVVMIGTNNMGINTVDEIAQGVEAICAELHRRSASTRILLLGIFPRGVKPDATRAKVAAVNERLAQLDGRNGITFLDIGARFLDADGSISQDVMYDYLHPTAKGYAIWAEAMGPTLESLLK